The proteins below come from a single Phocoena sinus isolate mPhoSin1 chromosome 2, mPhoSin1.pri, whole genome shotgun sequence genomic window:
- the CFL2 gene encoding cofilin-2 isoform X2, producing the protein MASGVTVNDEVIKVFNDMKVRKSSTQEEIKKRKKAVLFCLSDDKRQIIVEEAKQILVGDIGDTVEDPYTSFVKLLPLNDCRYALYDATYETKESKKEDLVFIFWAPESAPLKSKMIYASSKDAIKKKFTGIKHEWQVNGLDDIKDRSTLGEKLGGNVVVSLEGKPL; encoded by the exons ATG gcTTCTGGAGTTACAGTGAATGATGAAGTCATCAAAGTTTTTAATGATATGAAAGTAAGGAAATCTTCTACACAGGAGGagatcaaaaaaagaaagaaagcagttcTCTTCTGTTTAAGCGATgacaaaagacaaataattgTAGAGGAAGCAAAGCAGATCTTGGTGGGTGACATTGGTGATACTGTAGAGGACCCCTACACATCTTTTGTGAAGTTGCTACCTCTGAATGATTGCCGATATGCTTTGTACGATGCCACATACGAAACAAAAGAGTCTAAGAAAGAAGACCTAGTATTTATATTCTG gGCTCCTGAAAGTGCACCTTTAAAAAGCAAGATGATTTATGCTAGCTCTAAAGatgccattaaaaagaaatttacag gtattAAACATGAGTGGCAAGTAAATGGCTTGGATGATATAAAGGACCGTTCAACACTTGGAGAGAAATTGGGAGGCAACGTAGTAGTTTCACTTGAAGGAAAACCCTTATAA